From the Rhizomicrobium palustre genome, the window AGAAGCGGTTGGCGTCGGCGCGGTCTGCCACGATCCAGCCGTGACGGGCGGGCAGGCCCTTAGCCTTGGTCCAGCTTTGCCCGCGATCCGACGTCACCACCGGTTCGGGCGTCATTACCACGAAGCGCGCGCCATCGGCTGAGACAATGATATTCGCATCGATATAGGCATCGCCGTAATTATAGCCGAGCTTGTCGTCGGGAATTTCACTGTATCCCGCGGGCAGAGGTGCTTTAAGCGGCCGCCAATGGGCACCGTAATCCGTCGAATAGCTCAGCGAGTAGGAGGGGCGGTTATGCTTGGACCGTGTGCCACTGCGCACAAGTACATTCGGCGCCTTTTCGGCATAGTCGATGGTGTTGGTATTGGTGAACATCGGGTTGGAGGTGATCGGCATCGACTGAGTTAAGTCAGTGTGCACGAAGCCCCCAATATCCCCGAAACCCGAGATCAGCGGTGCGCCAGCGGCGGGGCTTGTCATGGTGATCACCGCGGTTTGCTCAACCCCCTCCACCCACGGCTTCCATAAAATCCGCTGATTGCGCTCGGCGTGGCCGAGCTCGTCGGTGCCATAGACGGTTGCGCCGGTGGTATAGGCGACATGGTCTGAATTAAACGGATCGATGGCGAGGCCGGAAATCCACCAGCCGAATTCGGCTTGACGTTCGCCCCAATAGAGGAACGGCACGGCGGAGACATCACGGTCCGAGAGCTCGCGCAGATTTTGCCAATGTGCCCCGCCATCCTGAGAGCGCCAGATGATGTCGCCTTTCTCGCGGCAGCTCGTAGAGACGACCAGCGTTCCTGTATGCGCGCGATCCAGCGATAGGCCGGCATAGCCGCCCTTTGGTTTGTTCGCGCCTGTCTCCGGTGTGATCTCGGTCCACACGCCGCTTTTAATGTCGAGCTTATACACCGCGCCATCGCTGATACCGTATGGCCCGGCGTGATCGCTATAAGTGATATACAGAATGCCTTTGCCATCCAGCTTGGCCTGTTGCGGCAGACTTGGCGGTTGGCCCTGCACCGCTTGCCAGCTTTTGCCCGCGTCATCAGAGCGATAAAGATGCACAGGCCCTGGATCGGCAATGCCGACAAAAATAGTGCTGGAACCTTTATTTTTGCTGCCGCTTGCAGGATCGAACACGACAAAGCTCAGCCCCGCATGCGGGCGCGCATGGCCAGGAGGAACGCCAAGGCCGGCGTAGGGGAAGCTCGTCACTTTGCTCCAATGCTTCCCGTTGTCGGTGGAGCGTTGCAGCCCATCATATCGTGAGCCGAAATAAAGAATGTTCGTGTTGTTGGGATCGACGGCGAGCCGCTCACCAACTGCGCGGCCTTCCTCATTGCCGCCCATGCGAAAGGGTACAGGCACAATATCCCAATGGGCGCCGCGATCCTTCGATCGCAAAATCGCGGAGGGGAAAAAACGGTACGTCCCCACCGCCATATAGACGCTATTGGCGTCTACAGGATCGGGAGCGATGCTTTCAATGCCGGTGTAATTCGGTTCAGGAGAGGTGTCCTGCAATGGGATCCAGCGCTTGGCCTGATCATCCCAGCGATAAGCACCGCCCATGTCAGAGCGCAAATAGGCGAGGCCTTTTTCGACTTGGCTGAAGACAAGGCCTGGCATGTAGCCACCGCCTCCAACCTTGACGTTGCGCCATATATATTCGGCCCCGAACGCGCTGGTCAGGCTCATCACCGTCAACGCTAACCCGAAGGCCGCGATCCGCGACAGGCTTGGCTTCATCATCCGGTTCCTCGGTTTTTGCCTGAACTGCTCCCATCCCGGGATCCACAGGCCTGTTAGGCATGGCTCGGCATTGTTAGGCGATACCGCGCGTCATTTTACAAATGACAACGGTATCTGACAGCGGTGTAAGCGTTGGCTGCTCTGGAATTAATGCCGCATTTGCGCCCACATATTGCCATGTCGTCCGTTCCCTCATTCCGCATATTCTTGCGGCAATCAATGTACAAGTTTTGCGGGAAAACGTAATTTATCATTTTAAAACAGTTCATTACAGTCGTCTTACTGGTGCGTTGGCCTGTTAGAAAATAGTCACATACTGCGTTAGTTTTGGCGTGATAGGTCGAAACAAGGCAAATGTGGCATTCTGTGTCTTGCTGGTAAGCGCTTCCAGTGGTAACGCACAGGTCAGAAACCTGAGGTGGCGATACATCGAACCGCCATGAGGGCTTTCTGGTTAGCGTTCGATCGCTTCGTGCTGAGATCAGAGCGCACGTGCTGAGGGGTGAGCTAGGTCGAGTCCGACCGATCATGCTGGGGGACTGCGCTTGAAGCTTAAGCATTGCAACGTTCGGAGGTGTTTGTAGCTGCGCAAATTATCCGATCAATCGGATAAGTTTTTAATGGCGGAAGCCCCGCCAAAAACGGCGAAACCGCCGAATGAAAAACAACTGGGAGGGCATCGTGAATAAATTCGAACAATTCAGAACAGTGCTGCTATGCGGCGCATCACTTGTGGCTGTTGGCGTGTTGTCTGGTGCCGCCTTGGCGCAGGAACAGCCGATGGAAACGGTCACGGTGACCGGCATCCGCGCCAGCTTGCAATCGGCACAGGCAATCAAGCAGAAATCTGATCAGGTGGTGGACTCCATCACCGCTGTGGATATTGGCGCGTTGCCTGACCGCTCCGTGGCCGAAGCGCTGCAGCGCGTGCCGGGCGTTCAGCTCACCCGCACCGACGCTTTGCGCGATCCGGTTCGCTACGGCGGCACCGGTAACGGCGTCTTTATTCGCGGCCTGTCGTGGGTTTCGTCGCTGACCAATGGTCGTGACACCTTCTCGGCCTCCAACGGCCGCACGCTTTCCTTCGCCGATATCTCCGCCAACCTGATGGCTGGCGTTGACGTTTATAAGAACCCGACCGCCAAGATGATCGAAGGCGGTATCGGCGGCACCGTCGACCTTCGCACCCGCAAGCCGTTTGACGCAGATGGCCGTGTGATCGCGGCGTCGGCCGATGTCACCTATGGCGCGCTGGTTGATGCGGCCACGCCCTCCGTCAACGTGCTCGTCAGCGATCGCTGGGACACGAAGATCGGTGAATTCGGTGCGCTGTTCTCGGCCGACTATCAGGTCCAAAAGAACCGCACCTCGAGCATCTACACCCAGCGTTACGACGTCAAAGTTCCAGTCGGCACTGGTTCGGGCTATTTGCCGGACAGCACGATTGGCTGGCGTACCATCGACTGGACCCAGGCGCGCACCGCGTTCGATCTCTCGCTGCAGTATCGCCCCAACGAAAAGCTCGAATTCACCCTGACCGGTATCTATTCGAAGGCCGAGCCGCATGAAGGCGAATATGCGGCGTCTTTGAACGTCGATTCCGATGCGGCCTATCTGCCGAACTACAAGTTTGCCAGCGATGGCACTTGGGTTGGCGGCACGATGGTCAATTCGCTGGCCGTGGGTAATGACACCCGCGTCGGCTCGCATCACAACACTAATGCCGACTATTCGCTGACGGCCAAGTACAACCCGACCGATGCGTTGGAAATCACCGCGGATCTGCAATATTCGGAATCCCGCGCCTATTTCCGCAGCATGGCCGTGTTTATGAACGTCATCAATAACCGCCGCACATCGAGCCATGCGGACTGGGACGGCAACAACAAATACGTGATTTGGCCGTCTGCTCCGATCATCAGCCCGAAAGTTGATTTCTCGGGTGATGATCCGATGATCAGCTACACCAGCACCGAAGCCTCTGCTGTGCAGAACCCGAAGAACAACGTGTTCGGCGCGGCCATGGATCATGTCGAAAACAACTACGCCCATAACTGGGCAGGCCGTCTCGACGCGACCTATCGCTTCCAAGGCAAGGGGCTAGGCGGTTGGCTGCAGTCCGTCGAATTCGGCTATCGCCAGGAAAATAAGAACGCCATTACCCGCCAGACGGGCTGGAACTGGGATACGCTGAGCTATGAAGACTGGTTCGGCGGCCAGGATAACATGGCTGCCGCCGTCAAATATGCTGACGATGCCTCGATGACCAAGGATATGACCCTGCGCAATCTGGGCACGATCCTGGGCAACAACGTGCCGAGCGTCTGGCTGGTCAAGGCGTCGTCGCTCATGGGCGATACCCGCGATACCGCCAAGCTGCTTGCGACGGCCAAGGGCACGGGTGGCTGGACTCCCTATGCCAACCAGGTCGGCTGCCAGGGCGTCGATTACAAGTGCCAGAAGATCTACGAAAACAACGATCCCAAGGCCGATAACGTCAGCGGCGGCATCAATAAGCAGGCCGAAGTCACCTACGCCGGCTACTTCGTCGCCAACTTCGCCAATGACGGCTTCCTTGGATATGATCTCCCGGTCGATGGTAACATCGGTCTGCGCGTGATTAAGACGGAAGTTTCCTACGGCGCTGGCTACACCTTCTATCCGGTCATCGCAGCATGCTGGGATGGCGCGGCGCTGTGCGCCAGCAATGCGGCTGCGGCCAAGTTCGTCGGCAACATTTCGTCTGACGGAACCAAGGGCCTCGGCGGCAAGGCGATTACGTCCTCGCCGGGCACGCACAGCTACACCAATGTGCTGCCGAGCTTTAACTTCCGCGCGCATCTGTCGGATCAGTTGCAGGCCCGCGTGGCGTATTCACAGGCGATGGTCCGCCCGGACTTCTCCTATACCCAGAACTACACCTCGCTGTCTTTCAACTGGGATTCCCAGCATGGCGGCATGTTCCGGGCAAACGATCCGTACACGGCTGGCGGCGGCAACCCCAACCTGAAGCCGATGTCCGCGCAGCAATACGATGCAAGCCTGGAATATTACTTCTCGTCTACCGGCAGCTTGTCCTTCGCAATCTTCCACAAGACGCTGTCGAACTACTTCCTGACGGCGACTGCACCGGAAAGCTATGCGCCGAATCCGAATGGTGGTTCGGGCCCGAACTACATCTTCCAGACCACCCGCACCATGAATGGCGGCAAGGGTTCGGTTGAGGGCTTCGAATTTGCCTACCAGCAGTTCTTCGACGGGCTGCCGGGCTTCTGGGCAGGCTTCGGTCTGCAAGCCAACTACACCAAGATCTACAATCATGGTGGCGGCAATGCAGTTCAGAACGTCAACGAAGAAGCGCAGCGCAACAACCACCTCCAGGCAGGCCTGCCGATCGAAGGCATGTCGAACGACAGCGCGAACCTCGCTCTTCTGTATGCGAAATACGGCGTCGACTTCCGTCTCGCCTACAACTGGCGTTCGCGTTACCTGATGACCAGCTCTGCGGCGAACATCAATCAGCCGATCTGGTCGCGGAACTTCGGTCAGCTCGACTCATCGGTGTTCTATGATTTCCTGGATCACTACAAAGTTGGTGTCCAGGCGACCAACCTGCTGAATACCACGACGGTCCTCGATGTCGGCTACACCGATTATCACCCGCGCTATGACTGGATCGACACGGATCGCAAGATCTCGTTGATCTTCCGCGCCAACTGGTAATTCATCCCATTGGATGTCTTCGGCCCCCCGGTTAATACCCGGGGGGCTTTTTCACGCGCATATGTGATCTTCTCGAAGATTGCGAAGCTCAGCGAACCGCGCCAAACTCGCTGGTGCAATTCCCATAAGGTGCAGGATGGCCGCCAAGAGAATCTCATTATGTGCGGCTGCGCTGCTATGGGCGTGTCTTCTGCCCGCGGCCGCGAAGGATGTTCCCATTCCAGCCGTGGTTCAGGATCATGGCCGTTTCGCGCTGATGGTCGATGATGCGCCTTTTTTGATGCTTGGGGTCCAGGCCAACAACTCCTCGAATTATCCCGCCGTGCTGCCACAAGTGTGGCCTGCGCTTGACCAGCTTGGGGCCAACACGCTGGAAATGCCCATTGCCTGGGAGCAGATCGAGCCAGTGGAAGGCCGCTTCGATTTCTCGTTTTTGGATGCGCTGCTGAAGCAGGCGCGAGGTCACAAGAAACGCCTCGTGCTGTTGTGGTTCGGGGCCTATAAGAACACCGGACCGTCTTATGCCCCTCAATGGGTGCAGACCAATAGGGATCGTTTTCCGAAATTGATCGACGGGCAGGGCAAGCCCAATGGCGTGCTCTCGCCGCATAGCCCCGCGCTGATCGCTGCCGATAAGAAAGCTTTCATCGCCTTGATGACGCATTTAAAGGCGGCGGACCCAGAGCGGACCGTCATCATGGTGCAGGTCGAAAACGAAACGGGCACCTATCGCTCGGTGCGTGATTATTCGCCGGCTGCGGAAAAGATTTTCGCCGGTCCTGTTCCGGATGTTCTGATCAAGGGGCTTGGCAAGCAGCAAGGCGATTGGAAAACCGTATTTGGCAAGGACGCGGACGAGTACTTCCATGCTTGGGCCTTCGCCCATTATGTCGAGGAGGTCGCGCGGGCGGGGAAGGCGGTCTATCCCCTGCCGATGTATGTCAATGCGGCGCTGCGCGATCCTGACCCAGAAAAGAAAGTAGACCCAATCAATTATTCATCGGGCGGGCCAACCTGGAACGTACTCGATATCTGGAAACTGGCGGCGCCATCAATTTTCACGGCCGCGCCGGACATTTATGGTCACGGCTATGCTGATGCGATGGGCCAAATCCGCCAGTATACGCGTCCCAATAATCCCTTGATGATCGTGGAGATTGGTTCGTCGTCGGATTTTGCCCGCTTCTTTTATCCGGCTTTGGGGAATGGCGCGCTCGGCTTTGCGCCGTTCGGGTTCGACTTCACCGGCTATTCCAATTTCCCGCTTGGCGCCAAAAAGGTGGATGCGGCGTCCATCGCGCCCTTTGCGGCGAATTTCAAACTGGTTGGGCCGATGATGCGTGAATGGGCCAAGCTTGCCTTTGCGCATCCCACCTATGGCGTCGCTGAGCCCGACGATCATGCCGCGCAAACCATCGCGCTCGGCAAATGGCAGGCCAAGGTCGAATACCGGCTCTGGCAGTTCGGTTTTCCAGAATGGAAGGGGCTTTTCGAAACCGCGCCCGAGGGAACTGAAAATCCGAGCGGTGGCGTTTCGCTGATCCAACTCTCTTCGGATGAGTTACTGCTGATCGGGTTGCACGCCCGCGTCACCTTCAGCCTTGCTGCAAAAGACAGCAAAGAAATGGTCTATCAGCATGTGGAAGAGGGCCATTTCGAAAAAGGCAAATGGGTATTCGAGCGCGTCTGGAACGGCGATGAAACCGATTACGGCCTGAACCTCGCTCAGCCGCGCATCCTGCGCATCAAGCTTCAAGCGTATTAAAACAAGAAAGACAGGGATGAACCTCATGCAGACCAGAAAAATCGCACTGATGGCCGCTGCAGTGGCCGCGCTGAGTGCGACCGCCTGCTCCAATTATGCGTTGATGGGCTCCAAGCCCAAAGCTGAAGCGCCCGTAGCTGTGAATTGGCAGAAAACAGAAACGGGCGTGGTGGTCACGCCGAGTGAGGCGGGCGCCAAGAAGGTCACGCTGTCGGTGATGACCGACAGCATCATCCACGTCGTGGCGCAGGGTGCAGACACACTGGCGCCCAGCCAGAGCCTGATAGTGCGTGCGGCCCCGCAAAAGGTAGCCTTCGATGTTAATGCAGAGGGCGATGCGGTTGTTTTGAAAACTGCGAAAGTCTCCGCCGCGGTCTCGCTGAAGACCGGAAAAGTCGTTTTCCGCGATGCCAGCGGCAAGGTTGTGTTGGATGGCGTCAATGGCGGTCAGTTCACGCCGGTCAAGGTCGATGGCAAGGACTTCTTTGCGGTTCGTCAGGAATTCAATCGCGGCACGGATGAAGGCTTTTATGGCCTTGGCCAGCATCAGAACGGCCAGATGAATTACAACAGCGAAGATGTGATCCTCGCCCAGCACAATATGGATGTGGCGGTACCGTTCGTGGTGTCGACCAAGAACTATGGCGTGTTGTGGGATAATTATTCGATCACCCGCTTCGGGTATCCCGCCGAATATCCGGCGATCAATGCGCAGCTCAAGATTTACGATGCCTCGGGCAAGGAGGGTGGCTTCACTGCCCGCTATACCGACAAGGGCAAGTTGCTGGCCGAACGGGTGGAAGCCGATCCCAATTACCAGTTCATCGAAGACCAGAAGAATTTTCCGCCCGGCGTGATGCAGGAGCAGAAAGGGGCGGGCACTTCCAATCTGCCGCCAGCACCTCCGCAGACGCTCACTGTCACCTATGATGGCGCGATCGAGACCCAGAAGAGTGGCGTTCACAAATTCCGCTTCTATGTCTCCGGCTATTTCAAGCTATGGATCGACGGCAAGCTGGTGATGGATAGCTGGCGCCAGGGCTGGCAGGGCTGGTACCGTAACATCGATATTCCGATGACCGCCGGCAAGAAGGTCACCTTCAAGGCCGAGTGGAAGCCGGAAGGCGGTTATTTGCGCTTCCTGCATCTCGATCCGATGCCGCAGGACGAACGCCGCGAGCTGTCTCTGCATTCCGACGTCGCCAAGGCGATCGACTATTACTATGTCGCCGGATCGAACCTCGACGAAGTGATCGCCGGTTATCGTCATCTCACCGGCCCGGCGATCATGATGCCCGAATGGTCCTACGGCTTCTGGCAGAGTCGTCAGCGCTACGAAACACAGGACCAGCTCGTTGACGTCTTCAAGAAATATCGCGAACTGAAACTGCCGATCGACGCGATCGTGCAGGACTGGCGCTATTGGAAGGATCCAGAGTGGGGCAGCCACGATTTCGATCCTAGTCGCTTCCCCAATCCTAAAAAGATGTTCGACGATGTGCGTGCGATGCATGGCAATGTCATGCTGGTCATCTGGCCGAAATTCTATGAGGGCCTGGCGCACTTCAAGGAGTTTGACGACAAGGGCCTGATGTACCGTTATGCGATCGAGCAGAAATATCTCGATTGGGTCGGTCCGGGCTACGTCTCGTCGAACTACGACGCCTATTCCAAGGAGGCACGCGACATCTATTGGGACCAAGTCCAGAAGAAGCTCGACAGCCTGGTCGCGCCCGATGCGTGGTGGATGGACAATGACGAGCCCGACATCCACTCCAACATGTCGATGGATGTGCAGATCAAGATGCGCGGGCCGACGGTGCTGGGGCCGGGGGCCGAGTTCTACAACACCTATCCCTTGGTGCATACTTGCGGTTTCTATGATCATTGGCAGTCGGCCCATCCGGATAAGCGCACTTTCATCCTGACGCGCTCGGGCTTTGCTGGTTTGCAGCGTTGCAATGGCGCGGTGTGGAGCGGCGATATCGCGGCGCGCTGGAGTGATATGCGTGAGCAGATTTCGGCTGGCGTGAACTTCTCGATGTCGGGAATTCCGAACTGGACCTTCGACATCGGCGGCTATTCACTGGAAAACCGCTACATCACGATGGACGTCGGCAAGAAGCACATCGTTCCGACGCGGGCCGACAAGGCGGAATGGACGGAGCTTTATACCCGCTGGTATCAGTTCGGCGCTTTCGTGCCGGTGTTCCGCAGCCATGGTGAGGCCGTCAAACGCGAGACGTTCGAAATCGCCAAGCCGGGCAGCAAGGTTTTCAACAT encodes:
- a CDS encoding WD40/YVTN/BNR-like repeat-containing protein; this encodes MMKPSLSRIAAFGLALTVMSLTSAFGAEYIWRNVKVGGGGYMPGLVFSQVEKGLAYLRSDMGGAYRWDDQAKRWIPLQDTSPEPNYTGIESIAPDPVDANSVYMAVGTYRFFPSAILRSKDRGAHWDIVPVPFRMGGNEEGRAVGERLAVDPNNTNILYFGSRYDGLQRSTDNGKHWSKVTSFPYAGLGVPPGHARPHAGLSFVVFDPASGSKNKGSSTIFVGIADPGPVHLYRSDDAGKSWQAVQGQPPSLPQQAKLDGKGILYITYSDHAGPYGISDGAVYKLDIKSGVWTEITPETGANKPKGGYAGLSLDRAHTGTLVVSTSCREKGDIIWRSQDGGAHWQNLRELSDRDVSAVPFLYWGERQAEFGWWISGLAIDPFNSDHVAYTTGATVYGTDELGHAERNQRILWKPWVEGVEQTAVITMTSPAAGAPLISGFGDIGGFVHTDLTQSMPITSNPMFTNTNTIDYAEKAPNVLVRSGTRSKHNRPSYSLSYSTDYGAHWRPLKAPLPAGYSEIPDDKLGYNYGDAYIDANIIVSADGARFVVMTPEPVVTSDRGQSWTKAKGLPARHGWIVADRADANRFYALDFEKSVLYVSNDGALTFKPIATKGLPDIKADEPTRREDWQKLLATPNKVGDLWFVAQGTLYHSTDGGQHFSATAKGINISGMDFGKAAPGATEMALYAIATKANERAIWQSLDNGESWTRLNDAAHEYYRAFRRIAADKNIFGRVYVATDGRGIVYGEPSR
- a CDS encoding TonB-dependent receptor translates to MNKFEQFRTVLLCGASLVAVGVLSGAALAQEQPMETVTVTGIRASLQSAQAIKQKSDQVVDSITAVDIGALPDRSVAEALQRVPGVQLTRTDALRDPVRYGGTGNGVFIRGLSWVSSLTNGRDTFSASNGRTLSFADISANLMAGVDVYKNPTAKMIEGGIGGTVDLRTRKPFDADGRVIAASADVTYGALVDAATPSVNVLVSDRWDTKIGEFGALFSADYQVQKNRTSSIYTQRYDVKVPVGTGSGYLPDSTIGWRTIDWTQARTAFDLSLQYRPNEKLEFTLTGIYSKAEPHEGEYAASLNVDSDAAYLPNYKFASDGTWVGGTMVNSLAVGNDTRVGSHHNTNADYSLTAKYNPTDALEITADLQYSESRAYFRSMAVFMNVINNRRTSSHADWDGNNKYVIWPSAPIISPKVDFSGDDPMISYTSTEASAVQNPKNNVFGAAMDHVENNYAHNWAGRLDATYRFQGKGLGGWLQSVEFGYRQENKNAITRQTGWNWDTLSYEDWFGGQDNMAAAVKYADDASMTKDMTLRNLGTILGNNVPSVWLVKASSLMGDTRDTAKLLATAKGTGGWTPYANQVGCQGVDYKCQKIYENNDPKADNVSGGINKQAEVTYAGYFVANFANDGFLGYDLPVDGNIGLRVIKTEVSYGAGYTFYPVIAACWDGAALCASNAAAAKFVGNISSDGTKGLGGKAITSSPGTHSYTNVLPSFNFRAHLSDQLQARVAYSQAMVRPDFSYTQNYTSLSFNWDSQHGGMFRANDPYTAGGGNPNLKPMSAQQYDASLEYYFSSTGSLSFAIFHKTLSNYFLTATAPESYAPNPNGGSGPNYIFQTTRTMNGGKGSVEGFEFAYQQFFDGLPGFWAGFGLQANYTKIYNHGGGNAVQNVNEEAQRNNHLQAGLPIEGMSNDSANLALLYAKYGVDFRLAYNWRSRYLMTSSAANINQPIWSRNFGQLDSSVFYDFLDHYKVGVQATNLLNTTTVLDVGYTDYHPRYDWIDTDRKISLIFRANW
- a CDS encoding DUF5597 domain-containing protein; its protein translation is MAAKRISLCAAALLWACLLPAAAKDVPIPAVVQDHGRFALMVDDAPFLMLGVQANNSSNYPAVLPQVWPALDQLGANTLEMPIAWEQIEPVEGRFDFSFLDALLKQARGHKKRLVLLWFGAYKNTGPSYAPQWVQTNRDRFPKLIDGQGKPNGVLSPHSPALIAADKKAFIALMTHLKAADPERTVIMVQVENETGTYRSVRDYSPAAEKIFAGPVPDVLIKGLGKQQGDWKTVFGKDADEYFHAWAFAHYVEEVARAGKAVYPLPMYVNAALRDPDPEKKVDPINYSSGGPTWNVLDIWKLAAPSIFTAAPDIYGHGYADAMGQIRQYTRPNNPLMIVEIGSSSDFARFFYPALGNGALGFAPFGFDFTGYSNFPLGAKKVDAASIAPFAANFKLVGPMMREWAKLAFAHPTYGVAEPDDHAAQTIALGKWQAKVEYRLWQFGFPEWKGLFETAPEGTENPSGGVSLIQLSSDELLLIGLHARVTFSLAAKDSKEMVYQHVEEGHFEKGKWVFERVWNGDETDYGLNLAQPRILRIKLQAY
- a CDS encoding glycoside hydrolase family 31 protein; translated protein: MQTRKIALMAAAVAALSATACSNYALMGSKPKAEAPVAVNWQKTETGVVVTPSEAGAKKVTLSVMTDSIIHVVAQGADTLAPSQSLIVRAAPQKVAFDVNAEGDAVVLKTAKVSAAVSLKTGKVVFRDASGKVVLDGVNGGQFTPVKVDGKDFFAVRQEFNRGTDEGFYGLGQHQNGQMNYNSEDVILAQHNMDVAVPFVVSTKNYGVLWDNYSITRFGYPAEYPAINAQLKIYDASGKEGGFTARYTDKGKLLAERVEADPNYQFIEDQKNFPPGVMQEQKGAGTSNLPPAPPQTLTVTYDGAIETQKSGVHKFRFYVSGYFKLWIDGKLVMDSWRQGWQGWYRNIDIPMTAGKKVTFKAEWKPEGGYLRFLHLDPMPQDERRELSLHSDVAKAIDYYYVAGSNLDEVIAGYRHLTGPAIMMPEWSYGFWQSRQRYETQDQLVDVFKKYRELKLPIDAIVQDWRYWKDPEWGSHDFDPSRFPNPKKMFDDVRAMHGNVMLVIWPKFYEGLAHFKEFDDKGLMYRYAIEQKYLDWVGPGYVSSNYDAYSKEARDIYWDQVQKKLDSLVAPDAWWMDNDEPDIHSNMSMDVQIKMRGPTVLGPGAEFYNTYPLVHTCGFYDHWQSAHPDKRTFILTRSGFAGLQRCNGAVWSGDIAARWSDMREQISAGVNFSMSGIPNWTFDIGGYSLENRYITMDVGKKHIVPTRADKAEWTELYTRWYQFGAFVPVFRSHGEAVKRETFEIAKPGSKVFNILAAYDKLRYRLLPYIYTIAADTYHKAGTMMRGLVMDFPNDPKVKNIADQYMFGPSFLVAPVTEHKATSRSVYLPAGTRWYDFYSGTVYEGGQSITAAAPLDKMPVFVKEGAIVPTGVAKQYTSEKPDAPLTLLVYPGKNGRFDIYEDDGKTLGYQRGAFARIPVTWDEASGTLSIGARQGSFPGMVAGRTIHVRWISGPSKNAANFAAKPEATVTYDGKAVTVKRP